The genomic window AAGAGTTTTGCGGTTACATAGGAGCGGAGTTCAAACAATTCGCTGGGCTGATTGCTGTGTTGCTCAAAGATCCATTTGGCATTATTATCTGTGAATAATTGAATATTGGGTTGAAGGGTATGAAGGTTGGGGAAAGGAGCCAGGAAATTGGTGAACTGCGTTGTGTAATCCCATATCCTGATATTATCTGTCAATTTTGCCCAGGCCTGCAGATCCCTCGTAAAATCCTGACACTTCTCCCCTATTGCTGCACTCCGATCACATTCAATCGAACATAAAGTTATCAGCACATTCGCGGCGGGTTTTATATGTCTGGGAGCCTTGCGGGTATATTGATAAGCAAGGGTGGAAATACTTTTATCCGGAAACTCATGGGCAATTTTATTAACGAAATAAATCATCGAACCTGCAGGAGAATCTTCTCGCTCATGAATCGCCTCACAGGATTCACACTGACAGTACTGGGTATTGTCATCCTGGCTCACCGAAATAACATTCGATTCCGGATATGCCTGTAACAAGGCTTCAACACTGTCACTTACTATATGAAAAACGGCTTCATTGCTCAGGCAAAGTTGGGTGGTGAGTCGCCTTCCCTTCCTTAGCGCATAATATTCCGGATGTTCCTCATAAAATTGCTCAGCCGGAAGAAAGCGGTGAAAGGTATGTACCCTCGCTCTGGGCACATAGCCGGGGAAAGCTTCTGTAGTTACTTTCTGCTTTTCTGCAAATCGAGGGTTTTTATAATACAAACGGGAATGAACGGTCCTGACATGAATCGGGGGACTGTAATGATAATGTAGATCCTCCGGAAAAACGAATGAGCTTTGGCGGGGAATCCTCTCCACCTTCGGACTATAAAATCTAGCCCCCAATTCATTCTCCAAAAAAGTATAGACTGCATCCAATAGCGCTTCCGAACTCCCGGCCTTTAGGTACAGGTTTCCTCCTTCAACTCCATAAGAAATTCCATGCTCAGGCAGACTTTCATCCTTTCCTAAGAGAATCATGCCCTGAGATCCTTTTTCTCTGGAAATCGCTATATCACTCCCACTAATCCTATTCAGGTAGTGTTGTAATTCATTTGCAGCCTTTGTCTCGGCGACATGCTCATCCAGAACAATCGTGGTCAAAGGATGTGAGCCTACATAAAGGCCGGAAAGATGATTACAATTGCTGAAAAGCAGAATCAAGCAGATTAACAGGAAGTGAGTTGGACTTTTCATGAGGAATCTTTGAGCAGTATGAGACAAAAGGGCTTAGGATTCCAATATAGAAGGAAAATTGAAATACAATGCCTTTTCTCCTATCTATCCGGCATAATTCCTTTTTCGGCCATTTCTGCTGCCTGTCCACTGGGATCCGTGAGCCCATGTCCTCCTTTTCTATAATCTCTATGTCTGCTTTCTCGGTAATGGAGGTATTCATCCCAGTTATGATAGAGGTAATACAGATGTCCTAATTCATGAGAAAGAATGGAACCGGAGACACCCTTTTTCAGATGAATAGACAAAGCATTCTTTTTCTGGATCAGGCCGGGATAACTTTGGACAAAATTAGGGGAAGCAGAAGTAAACAAGCCTTTATAGGTAGCAAATAATGCCATACCTGCTACTGAACGACCTCTTCCTGAGAAAACCTTGGGATAGGATATAACATAAACGGGCAAGTCAGTGCCATCCAGATTTTGCAGAGAATTCATATAGCAGTAGAGTTCAGGAAGGTGCTCCTTTTGCTCCCGAATGACACGTTCTGTAGATAAGATCAACTCCAGCTGCTTTTTATACATCTTAAAAGCCCTTCCCAAACTTAAACGCCTCTGAAAAAAGAAAGTCCAGACCCTCCCTTTGCCTTTTTGGTTTTTGGCCACACTATTCCACCTCTTGAAAAACTCTTTTCTACTGATATCCATGGGGAGATCCAGAGAATCACTCAGATGCATAAATCTCTTCAACAAAGATTGGTATTGACTGCTTATTTCCTCTGCCTGATCAAGATTTCCATTGCGGATCAAATTCTCAGCATTCCGTTTTCGTATCTTTTTTAGAAATCGAAGAGGAGTCTTCGAATCGCTAAAAGGAGTTATTGAGTCATTGAGATATCGGTCAATCAGCTGCATCTCAACCAGACTATCATTGTCAACAGGAGGAAGATCTGAGACTTTCTCAAAAAAGAAGGCTCCCAGCTCAACATGTCTGGCTCCTTTTTTATTGGAAAGGTAAATGGAAATAAACAAGAGTACTACCAGCGTAATAAGCAGGGCAAGGTAAGTGTTACGTTTTTTCATTTTGGACAGTTTTAAAACATGAAAACTTATTCAGTTCTATGCCTGTCAATAGAAATGGTGCATACATTAGCATATGATAGCTTGCTTCTGTAGGCTTAAAAAAACGTTAGATTCGAAAAGGATAGAAAAGCGAAGGATAAGTAAAGATGGTTAGACTTAGCTTTATGCGTCTCTTATATGTAAATATTCTAGAGATTAGACTCTGCACCAAAACTAAATTCAAACATATTCATCTTTATAAAAAGGGGCTAGAAAGACTTTGTTTAGCAGTATTCTTAAGTTCACTTTTTCTCCATATTATTCAAAATGGTTTGCAGATGAAAAGGGAGAATACATATTAAATTGAACTGATTTAGTAGAAAGGGAAAGAAATGTCGCCCCTTCATTCACCTGAACAAAGTTATCGATCCAGACAAGGACTTCTTTTGCCCACCTTCCATTAGGATTTCTGCCCGATAAATATAAACTCCTTCAGTCAGGGCTTTGCCTTGATTCTTTCCTCCCCAACCTTCTTCTGGCGCATTAGGTGCTAAATTATGCTTACTAAACATGCGATTTCCCCATCGATTAAATACCGTCAATGACTCAATCAGCTCTAGTTCTTCCTCCCCGTACAGGGTAAAATAATCATTGATCCCATCTCCATTAGGAGAAAATGC from Bacteroidia bacterium includes these protein-coding regions:
- a CDS encoding DUF4838 domain-containing protein, which codes for MKSPTHFLLICLILLFSNCNHLSGLYVGSHPLTTIVLDEHVAETKAANELQHYLNRISGSDIAISREKGSQGMILLGKDESLPEHGISYGVEGGNLYLKAGSSEALLDAVYTFLENELGARFYSPKVERIPRQSSFVFPEDLHYHYSPPIHVRTVHSRLYYKNPRFAEKQKVTTEAFPGYVPRARVHTFHRFLPAEQFYEEHPEYYALRKGRRLTTQLCLSNEAVFHIVSDSVEALLQAYPESNVISVSQDDNTQYCQCESCEAIHEREDSPAGSMIYFVNKIAHEFPDKSISTLAYQYTRKAPRHIKPAANVLITLCSIECDRSAAIGEKCQDFTRDLQAWAKLTDNIRIWDYTTQFTNFLAPFPNLHTLQPNIQLFTDNNAKWIFEQHSNQPSELFELRSYVTAKLLWNPEADISLIMDDFLKGYYEEAAPFVRSYIDRVHEELGKDSSFFLFLYGDPSQAFESFLQLDLLKEYDNYFEKAREAVTNNAALAERVAEARLSVDYAILEYAKRDMKAAGVDAFFDLENRLNRFKETTERGEITAMNEMRFTVAEYLEMYQKSLDRAQASNLASGKSVKLFTKAKKYAGENPLTLTDGAYGGNNFYANWLGFEGNDLEAIVDLESPQSLSRFSAAFLQVSNHIVFFPEEVLYYGSLDGVNFELLGKVNNQAPLTKESKINDIQYFELQVSPGTFRYIKIIGRNMDVAPDWHNAAGLPAWVFIDEFEVS